The region AAAAACAAGTTGTATTGGGATGTGTTATCAAGAACCACTAGTTGAAATCAGAGATAATGGTAAAAGGTTTTTATATGGTCAGGTTGATGAAAAAATTGCTTCCGAAATCTATGAAAGCCATATAAAAAATAATACCGTAGTTGATAATAGACTTGTTTACACTGAAGATGGAAAAGGCTGCGAAGTAGATTTTGTGAATAGTCAGGAGAAGATAGTTTTGAGAAATTGCGGTCTCATTAACCCAGAAAAAATTGAGGATTATCTTGAAAATGGCGGATATAAAGCAGCAAAAAGTTTAGTTGATAATGAAAATTATTCTGAATATATAATTAAAACTATCCTTGACTCTGGTCTTAGAGGACGAGGCGGTGGAGGTTTTCCTACTGGAAGGAAATGGTCTATTGCAGCGGCAAATAAAGCTGATGAAAAATATGTAATTTGTAATGCTGATGAAGGTGATCCTGGTGCTTTCATGGATAGATCTGTGCTTGAAGGTGACCCTCACTCAGTTATTGAAGGCATGTTGATTTGTGCATTAGCCATTGGAGGAACTGCAGGAGTAATATACTGTCGTGCGGAATATCCACTAGCTATTAAAAGATTAAATCTGGCATTGTCACAAGCTAGAGAAAAAGGATATCTAGGTAAAAATATTTTTGGTAAAGACGGTCTTAATTTTGACATATACGTTAAAGAAGGTGCTGGAGCATTTGTTTGTGGTGAAGAAACTGCATTAATTGGTTCTATTGAAGGTAAAAGAGGTATGCCAAACAAGAGACCTCCTTTTCCTGCACAGTCTGGACTTTGGGGGAAACCAACTAATATCAATAATGTTGAAACTTACGCAAATGTACCATGGATTATCCTAAACGGTGCCGATAAATTTGCTTCATTTGGTACTGAAAATAGTAAAGGAACAAAGGTATTTGCTCTTGCAGGTAAAGTAGTAAAATCTGGACTTGTGGAAGTTCCGATGGGTATTAAAATTAAAGATATCGTTTTTGAAATTGGCGGTGGAATTCCAAATGGAAGAGCATTTAAAGCCGTTCAGTTAGGGGGACCTTCCGGAGGTTGTATTCCTGCTGAACTTGCAGATACTCCTGTAGATTATGATTCACTTCAAAAAACAGGTGCAATTATGGGTTCTGGTGGACTTGTCGTTATGGATGATACCACATGTATGGTAGATGTAGCTAAATTCTTTTTGAAATTTACTCAAAAAGAAAGTTGTGGAAAATGCACCTTCTGTAGAATTGGTACGAAACGTATGCTTGAAATTTTGGAAAGAATTACTGACGGAAAAGGCGAAATGGAGGATCTTGATAAACTCGAAGAACTTGCATATCAGATTAAAGATGCTTCACTTTGCGGACTTGGTCAAACTGCTCCAAATCCTGTTCTTACAACCCTTAAATACTTTAGAAATGAGTATATTGCACATATTAAAGATAGAGTGTGTCCTGCAAGGTCATGCTCAAAATTACTTACTTATACAGTAATTGAAGATAAATGCCGTGGATGTACAGCCTGTCTTAGAGTATGTCCTGCAAGTGCAATTGATGGTAAAGCCCGTGAGATCCATTTTATAAAACAAGATGCATGTATAAAATGTGGAGCATGTGTTACAGCTTGTAAATTTGATGCTATTTCCGTTAAGTAGGGGGTGAAATGAATACATTCAATATAAATATAGACGGTAGAGAATATCTGGCTTATGAAAATGAGACGGTATATGAAACTGCAACCAGAAACGATATCAACATTCCCACTTTATGTAATGACAGAAGATTAAAACCATACTCTTCATGTTTCATTTGTGTTGTGGAAATTGAAAATATGAGAACTCTTCAACCTTCATGTTCAACTAAAGTATACGAGGGAATGAAGATAGTTACAAATTCTGATAGAGTTAAAGCTTCCAGAAAAGCTGCTTTGGATCTAATGGTGAGTAACCACTACGCTGATTGTGCTGCACCTTGTAAAAATCGTTGCCCTGCTGGTGTAGATGTTCAAGGTTATATTGCTCTAATCGATAAGGGTATGTATACTGAAGCTGTTAAATTGATTAAAGAGAAAAATCCTCTTCCAGCTATTTGTGGTAGGGTATGTGTAAGACCTTGTGAAGTTGCTTGCAGAAGAAATGTAATTGATGAAACAGGTGTGGGTATTGATTATCTAAAAAGATTTGCAACTGATGCAGATTTTGAATTTACAGGTGGTTATGTCCCTGAATGTAAAGAAGATACAGGCAAAAAAGTTGCTGTCATTGGTGCTGGTCCTGCTGGTCTAACTTCTGCGTATTATTTAAGAGAAAAAGGTCATAATGTAGAAATTTTCGAAGCTCACCCATATGGTGGTGGTATGCTTAGATATGGTATTCCAGAATATAGATTACCAAATGATCTTTTGGATAAAGAGATAAATACTATAGCTTCTATGGGCGTAAAGATAAATTATAATACTGCCTTTGGTAAAGATATCAGCTACAAAGATATCAAAGCGAATTACGATGCTATGATTGTAACTGTTGGTTCTCAGGGAAGTAGCAGACTAAGATGTGAAAACGATGATGCTCCTGGTGTTTTATCAGGTATAGACTATTTGATGGAGATGGAATTAACTGGTGAAAAATATGATTTTACTGGAAAAACGGTAGTCGTAGTAGGTGGTGGAAATACCGCAATGGATTGTTGTCGTTCTGCTGTGAGATGTGGAGCTGATAAGGTTTATGTAGTGTATAGAAGAACCGAAAAAGAGATGCCTGCCAACGAAATTGAGATTCACGAATCTAAACTTGAAGGTGTGGAGTATCTTTTCCTTACTAATCCTGTAAAAGTTAACCTAGATACAAATGGAAGATTGGAATCTGTAAAACTTATCAGAATGGAACTTGGTGAACCTGATGCTTCTGGTAGAAGATCTCCTGTTCCAAAAGAAGGTTCAGAGTTTGACCTCAGAGCTGATTTTGTCTTAGCTGCTATTGGACAAAAAACAGTAATTGATTTTAGCTCTGACATAAACAATTATAGTGATAATGGTGAATTCAAATTGAATAAATGGGGTGATATTTCAGTTGATCCAAAAACATTACAAGCTGAGATTCCTTCGGTATTTGCGGCTGGTGATGCTGTGTCAGGTCCTGCAACTTTAATTGAAGCTATTGCTCAAGGTAGAGCTGCAGCTGATAGTTGTGATAAATTCTTAAAAGGTTTAAAAGTTGATGGACTTCCAAAAGAATTTCTGAGTAATAAGAAAAATTTTGATGGTCCTCAAGTTGTTGAATTGCAAACTATTTTTAATAAGACAATCAGAAATGAGATGCCAGTACTTGAACCTGAAAAACGTTTCAATTTTGATGAAGTGGAACAAGGTTATGACCAAATGATGGCTCATAATGAAGCTGCAAGATGTCTTGAATGTGGATGTAATGAATATTTTACTTGCGATCTTAAAAAATATTGTGACGAATATGGTGCTGAGCAGACTAAATATCAAGGAGATTTCCTGAAAAAACCTGTGGATAGTTCACATAAATTTGTAGAGATAGATAACAATAAATGTATTCTTTGTGGCAAGTGTGTGAGAATCTGTTCTGAAATAGTTGGTGCTAATGCTCTGGGGCTAATTAATAGAGGTTTCGATACTTATATTGCTCCAATTCTTGGTGAATCATTGAATGATACTGACTGTGACTCTTGTGGTCTATGTATAGATGCTTGTCCAACAGGAGCACTTTCTGAAAACTTCAATCATAAACCTGGACCTTTCAAAACTGAGTATGTTAATGTAATATGTAACTATTGTTCTATTGGTTGTGAACTTAGATTGCACCATAGAGACGGTTACTATATGAATGCAACCGGTGCAGAAGGTGAAATCAACAAAGATGGAAATATTTGTAAATTCGGTAAGTTTGGGTATCCATACTTAAACAGCACACAGAGAATTACTACTCCACTTTTGAAAAATCCAAATGGTAAATTTGAGCCAATTAGTTTTGAAGATGCTTACAAGATTATAACTGACTCTGTTAAAGATGACAGAGAGGATTATTTCTTTGCTGGTGGTACAAATACCAATGAAAATCTATATCTATTCCAGAAACTTGCAAGGCTAGGAGCAAAAACTTCTAATATAAATAGTTTCCATTATGCAGATAGTGATAAAGCTGAAGGTTATAGATACAATTCTTTTTTCAACACTAGTTTTGAAGAGATTAAAGAAGCAGGTAAGATATATATTTTAGGTTCTGTAACCAACGAAGAGAACCCTGTGTTCTGGTATATGATTAATAATGCTAAAATTAATGACAATTGCGAAATTATCTATATCTCGGATAAAATTGATGAAAAACTTGCAAAAAGAGTCGATAGGAGTGTAAAAGTTTCTTCTATATACAATTTTCTTCGTAATATGAATGAACTTACAATCGATGAAAATCTTCAAAATTCTATGTTCCTTGTTCATCACGAAGAATATGAGGATTACAAAAAATCTTTAACTGCTAGTGAGTATGAAGATTGTGGAATTGATAATAGTGAGCTTGTTGAACTTTTGAAAGAGTACAATGACGAGAATAATGCAATACTTGTAGTTAGTGAAGAACATATGAGTTCAGAAGCTTGTAGGGAAGCATTTAACCTCGCAATTCTTACTGGTAAAATGGCTAAATCAGCATCAGGAATTATTTCATTAAAAGCATTAAATAATTCTCAAGGTTTATTTGATATGGGTATCTCCGGTGATTACGGAGTAGGTTATAGAAAAATTGAAGATCCTAATTACATATCCGCATATCAAACTAAATTTGGAGAAATTCCTCCAAAAGCTGATAATTTAGATTTGAATAAGTTCAATTCAACTATCGGAAAGAATGTATATATACTCAACGAGGATCCTATTAGTATTAACAAATACACTCCTCAAAAAAATGATAGGCTGATTGTTTGGGAAAGTTTTATGACTGAAACCGCAATGAATGCACTTTTGATTATGCCGATGTCATTACCTGTGGAAACGGGTGGTTCTTATACTAATACCCAAAGATATCTACTACCATTTGTTCCTTCAATGCCATCATATGTGGAAGAGAAAGTATCTGAACAATTGGTTAAGATTATGGAAAGACTGGAAATAAAGTCAAGCTATAGAATTACAGCTGATATTTTAATGGAAAGTTTATCTTTATTATCTAAAGATCATGTGGATGAAATTCGCCCAAGGCTTTTAAATACTTTAAACAATTCCGGTAAAACTACAACAAAACGTGGGTCTGGAAGTATTATGGAAATAGCATTGAATGGACTAAAGTAAGAGTCAATATTCATACATGATATAGCAATTAAACCTCCCTGATTGGGAGGTTTTTTTTAGGTCTCTATTTTTTACGAAAAAATGTTAGAAAAGTAGATTGTCGTCTGGAAAACGCAGGGTTTTTAATCTATTTGAAGATACTCATCCTTCAAATTCTCTTCGCAATTACTATGCGACAAAGAAGGGAGCTTTAAGATCGTTTGCTAAACGATAAAACATACATCTAACATTATTTTAGAAAACTATTGATTTATTTTATAAGAACTCTTTTTTCTCAAAAAAGAGTAAAAAAACAGCAAACTTTTCAGAAAAGTTTGATCAAAACCAACACCCATCAAGAAAGCATTATCGTTAGCATCTCATTCAACTTTTCCGATTACAGAAAAGTTGAACCAGCTCCACTAACCTCGCGGTTAGAATTCCGCTGGTGATAGTGTTTTATTGTTGAGAGCATTGTTTTTGAAGAGAAGATTAAGATTTAATTCTATTCTTATTAAAAACCATATTTCCAGAGGCATACTTATACCGGCTGAGCTTGAGCACCTTGTGCTGGGTGAAGCCGGTTCAATCTGATTGTACTTAATCAGATTGAATGGTTAAATGACGAAATATTCTTAATTCCCCCTGAGAAGGGGGATAAAGGGGGTTGATGTCGATTTTTATCAATCTTTATAAAAAGATTGACCTTTTTGTCTGACTTTTTAGTAAAAAGTCAGTCCCTATTTCCAGCGATAAAATCGCTGGATTCGTATCTCAACTTCTAAAACAAAATTAACTTTATCTTTCTATTTAATCGTAAATTATAAGTTTATTTCTCATGATTTCTTTTGGAAACAAAAGAAACAAAATTTTCAGCTTTTCAGAAAAGCTGAACCAAAACCAACATCAGTTATGAGAGCATTATCGTTAGCATCACATTCAACTTTTCAGAGTACAGAAAAGTTGAACCAGCTCCACTTACCTAGCTGTTAGAATTCCGCTGGTGGTGGTTTATGTTGAGATTTTAGGTTTGGAAGAAGGGAAAAGAAAAATCAAATTTATGTTCCCTCTTCCCCCTCAGCAGACAAGCTCAGCCGGTGAAGTCGCTGGATCTTTTTGTAATAACTTAAAGATATTAAATTGTTATATGTTAGATATATTTTATATCATTTATACAAATGCTTTTATAATTAATATGATAAGTTTAAAGATGATCTGGGAAATATTAGTAGTGAATATTTAAAATTTGCATAGCTACAATGAAAAATTTAATTACTATTAACTTACTTAAACAAGAATAATTTGCTTTGACAACTATAATTTAAATTGAGAGTCTATTAGGAAAATTAACTGTGAGAGATTGATGAATTTGTTTGTACTTCTAAAAAGTATGCACTTCTATTTAGCTTTCAAACTAGGGAGTATTACAACTAATTAAGAGGTGAAAATGCTACTCAAACATCAAAATTTAAAATTATCTTATGAAAAAGAAAATTTATACGTTGATAATAGAATCTATGATACAGATCCTGACCAAATAATCCACAATTTGACAGAATATCATAATTTAAAATGTGCAAAAAATGTTGATATATTATGTATAGTTAAGGAGATAACTTAAAGATGTTTTCGAAAAAAAAGGGTACTACACATCATATTAAACGATGTCCAATAGGAAAGAAACATCGATTTGGAAGTGTAAGAAGGTGTTATAAGCAATGCAAGAAAGAACTTTATAAACCATTCTGAAAGGAAGTTGATATGACATTGATCAAGCAAAAATTTTTTCTAATTTTTACGAGTATTTTATTAGCATCTTCAACCCTTATTTTTTCTCAAGAAAGTACTAAAAATTTTCATCCAAATTTATCATTTGACGAGTTGAAGACAAAAGTTGAAAACACTATTAGTAAAAATAATATTCCAGGGGCTGCAATTGCTATTGTATCTTCAGACTCTATTCTATGGATGGAAACTTTTGGTTTTGCGAATCTGGAGAATCGAGTACCTGTAACAAAAAATACTCTTTTTTGTATTGGTTCATGTACCAAGAGTTTTACAGGACTTGCTTTCCTTAAACTTCTTAGTGAAGGAAAGATAGATCTGAATACGCCTATAAAAGAAATTGTTCCTGAAATTGAGATTGATAATCCCTGGGAATCAACAGATCCTGTCAGGATTATTCATTTACTTGAGCATACTTCAGGATTTGAAGATTCGCATCTAAATTGGTTTTACTTTGAAAAACCAGAATTAACAATAGAACAAGCTCTTAGTAAAAAATCACATTTACGAAAAGTACGATGGAGACCCGGAACTCGGTTTTCATATTCTAGTCCCGGTTTTACTTTAGCTGGATATATTCTTGAAAAAATAAGCGGACAGATTTATCAGGAATATATAAAGCAAGAATTGTTTGAACCGTTAAGAATGAAAACAGCTTCCATTGGATGTTCGCCAGAATGTCATAAAATCAAAGCTGTTGGTTATGGAAATGAAAATACCGCATTACCAATCTATTATGATTTTGATAAACCTGCTGGTGCATTGAATTCATCAATTGAAGATATGGCCCTTTTTGTTCAATTCTTGCTTAATAAAGGATATGTTAACCATCAGGAAATAATCAATAGTGTTCATTTTGATAAGATTGGGAAACCTATTTCAACTTTAGCAAGTCAAGCAGGATTGGAATCAGGTTATAGTTTTGGTATCGGAACTAGGTTTAAGAAGGGAGTTAAATGGTTGGGTCATAGTGGTGCTGTCCCAGGATTTGCTTCAGAATATTTTTTTAATGCTGATCAAGGAATTGGTTTTGTGATTTTACAAAACTCCTTTGATACCAACTTTAATGATGATATCTTTTCTCTTGTTTGGAATTATATCAGTTCTGTTACAGTATCTTCAACTTCCGCACCAAAAATTCAATTATCATCTGAACAAACATTGAAGTATTGCGGTTATTATGAACCACGTAATCCAAGAATGCGAATTATGGAAATTGGGGATAAATTATCTGGAGGCTTGAATGTTTTCATGGAAAATGATACACTTTACTATAAATATTTTGGTGGTGAGAGAAAACCGTTTTATGCTGTTTCGCAAAATACATTTAGAAGAGAAATGGACACTGAAGCTACTTATGTCTTTTTTAGTAATAGGGACGGAGAAATGGCGATTGCAACAGGGAGTTCATATTTTGAACAAATTCCGGGATGGAAACCGATTGTTTACCGTGTTTTGGTTTTTGGAGCTTTAATTATTATGGTTTTATCAATTGCAAATTCTCTTTTCTGGTTTCCTGTTTACCTTTATAAGAGATTAACCAAAAAAGACAATTATTTTAAAAATATATGGACAAGAATCTTACCATTACTCACCGTTTTATCGCTTATTTTAGGTATTGTTCCTTTCATTCTCAAACAACCTACTATGTTAGAATTAGGTATGAAAACTATTCCAAACATTATTTTTTGTTCTTCCACTTTGCTTTATACTGGATTATCTGTTTTAAGCATATGCATCGTGATTATGAATATTAATAAAATGAGGAACAAATTTGACCTCTATTTTACAGTAATACTGTCAACTGTTAATATTGGAATGACTTTATATTTAGCTTATTGGGGAATTATTGGGTTGAAATTATGGATATATTAATATATATGGAATCATGCTTTATGCAACAATGTATAATTTATGGAAGTAAAGGATAATATCTAGGTTTTTGAATCATTGTAAAATCCGTGATCGGAATTGGATAGTGATTCAAAAGCTTACTAAAACCAAAATTTAACCATTATCAAGAACACAATACTTTGATTAACAACTCTTTGAAAAGGAAATCTCATGAATAAAAGATTTATTATAATATATGTTTGTTTCATTTTGATTGGAAATATAGTTGCCCAAAATTCACAAGGATTTAGAATTAAAATTGATTCAGTGGAAACAGAGATTAAATCATTTCTTGAAAAATATGAAATTCCTGGAGCAGCTGTTGCCATCATAAATAATGACAGCATTTGGATTGGTACTTATGGCTTTTCTGATTTAAAAAATAAAATACCCATTTCAAACAAAACGATATTTAGATTAGGTTCAATCTCAAAAACATATTTAGCAATTGCTATTATGCAATTAGTAAACGAAGGTAAAATTTCGCTAAACGATCCTGTAAAAGAGATAATCCCAGAAATAGAAATAGAAAACAAACTGGAAGAACTTCATCCGGTTAGAGTAATTCATCTTCTAGAGCATACATCAAGTATAGATGACGTCCATTTCAATGAAGGCTATAATACATCGGGAATTCAGGATCTAGCATTGACAGAAGTTTTTAATAAGAATCCAAAGTCAAGATATTTACGATGGAAACCAGGTGAGTATCAATCTTATTCCAACGATGCTTATTCATTATTGGGTTTAATCATTGAAAGAATAAGTGGTCTTAAATTTGAAAAATACATACAGAACAATATTCTTGATAAAATAGAAGCTACTTCAACAACCTATTTTCGAAATGATGTAAACAGTTCTTTATTTGCTCAGGGATATACTAGTAATGGCAACGCTCTTGAGTTTTCACCTGTACTAATGAGACCCTCAGGAGGAATAAACTCAAACATAATAGATGTTTCAAAATTCGTACAAATGTTGTTACATCAAGGATGTTATAATAGTACATGTTTAGTTGATTCTGTTAGCTTCAACAAAATGCTTTATCCAACTTCATCTATACCTGCTCAAGAAGGATATAAACTTGGATATGGTTCTGGATTTAGTTCTCATTACGTTAATGGATACAAATTTTTTGGACACGGAGGAGGTTTACCTGATTTCAATTCTATATTTTTGATTAAACCAGAATGTAAACTAGGAGTTGTAATACTGATTAATTCAAATTCAGACTATTTCGGTAATTTAGTTAAGAAAATTGTTTTATCTATCGAATTTGAATGTCAGGAACTAATTACAAAAACTGACTTTACAACAAACAAATACAATTATCGTGAGATATCTGGATATTATTCACAAGCAAATTATGGAATTAGCTTAGATAGATTTCCAAATTATCTGTTAACAGGATTAACTGTATTTGAGAGAAACGATACGCTTTATTGTAAAGAGTTTGGCGGTGAAGAGACATTGTTAGTCCCTATTAGTGGGAATTCCTACATGCGAAATGAGAAATCAAAAGAATCTCTATATTTTTTCAAAAACTCAGATGATAAAATGATGGTTACAGTTATGGGAAAAGATATTTATATAAAAGATTTAGCTTGGAAACCTATATTTGAACGTTATTTTTTAATGATAGAATTATCTATTATTTTGTCATATCTAATTTTTACGATTGTATGGGCAATAAAAAGATTATTTCAAAAACTTAGAGGGATTGAAAACTTAAGTATTACTTATCTTTCCCGTTTGCTTCCATTATTTGCAATAATTTCTCTGTTGGCTTGTGTTTTTTCTCTATCTATGTGGTTTAGTGACTATAATAATGCTGGGAATATTTCTATAAAAAGTATCTCTGTATTCATTTTTTCACTTCTATTTCCAGTGTTTTCATTTTTAAGTTTATGTCGGGTTGCATTCAAGAATGAGCATGGAAACAAAATCGAAAAAGTTTATTTAATTATCGTATCATTGACATTAATGGGATTGTCTTTATTTTTATACAAATATGAGATTATTGGATTGATGCTATGGTCATATTAGGAATGATATATTTATTACTCACCCTTCCAAGTTCAAATTATTGATGCAAAACTGTATAGCTTAATATGAGTTAACAACTTTAAATATTTTATTTCTAATACTACTTTTGGAAACAAAAGTAACAAAATTTTCAGCTTTTTAGAAAAGCTGAATCAAAACCAACACCTATCAAGATAGTATTTTCGTTAGCATCACATTCA is a window of Candidatus Delongbacteria bacterium DNA encoding:
- a CDS encoding NADH-quinone oxidoreductase subunit NuoF, translating into MKNIEIFVGLGSCGIAAGASKTYDKLSELVGESVNIKLEKTSCIGMCYQEPLVEIRDNGKRFLYGQVDEKIASEIYESHIKNNTVVDNRLVYTEDGKGCEVDFVNSQEKIVLRNCGLINPEKIEDYLENGGYKAAKSLVDNENYSEYIIKTILDSGLRGRGGGGFPTGRKWSIAAANKADEKYVICNADEGDPGAFMDRSVLEGDPHSVIEGMLICALAIGGTAGVIYCRAEYPLAIKRLNLALSQAREKGYLGKNIFGKDGLNFDIYVKEGAGAFVCGEETALIGSIEGKRGMPNKRPPFPAQSGLWGKPTNINNVETYANVPWIILNGADKFASFGTENSKGTKVFALAGKVVKSGLVEVPMGIKIKDIVFEIGGGIPNGRAFKAVQLGGPSGGCIPAELADTPVDYDSLQKTGAIMGSGGLVVMDDTTCMVDVAKFFLKFTQKESCGKCTFCRIGTKRMLEILERITDGKGEMEDLDKLEELAYQIKDASLCGLGQTAPNPVLTTLKYFRNEYIAHIKDRVCPARSCSKLLTYTVIEDKCRGCTACLRVCPASAIDGKAREIHFIKQDACIKCGACVTACKFDAISVK
- a CDS encoding beta-lactamase family protein; this translates as MTLIKQKFFLIFTSILLASSTLIFSQESTKNFHPNLSFDELKTKVENTISKNNIPGAAIAIVSSDSILWMETFGFANLENRVPVTKNTLFCIGSCTKSFTGLAFLKLLSEGKIDLNTPIKEIVPEIEIDNPWESTDPVRIIHLLEHTSGFEDSHLNWFYFEKPELTIEQALSKKSHLRKVRWRPGTRFSYSSPGFTLAGYILEKISGQIYQEYIKQELFEPLRMKTASIGCSPECHKIKAVGYGNENTALPIYYDFDKPAGALNSSIEDMALFVQFLLNKGYVNHQEIINSVHFDKIGKPISTLASQAGLESGYSFGIGTRFKKGVKWLGHSGAVPGFASEYFFNADQGIGFVILQNSFDTNFNDDIFSLVWNYISSVTVSSTSAPKIQLSSEQTLKYCGYYEPRNPRMRIMEIGDKLSGGLNVFMENDTLYYKYFGGERKPFYAVSQNTFRREMDTEATYVFFSNRDGEMAIATGSSYFEQIPGWKPIVYRVLVFGALIIMVLSIANSLFWFPVYLYKRLTKKDNYFKNIWTRILPLLTVLSLILGIVPFILKQPTMLELGMKTIPNIIFCSSTLLYTGLSVLSICIVIMNINKMRNKFDLYFTVILSTVNIGMTLYLAYWGIIGLKLWIY
- a CDS encoding FAD-dependent oxidoreductase, which translates into the protein MNTFNINIDGREYLAYENETVYETATRNDINIPTLCNDRRLKPYSSCFICVVEIENMRTLQPSCSTKVYEGMKIVTNSDRVKASRKAALDLMVSNHYADCAAPCKNRCPAGVDVQGYIALIDKGMYTEAVKLIKEKNPLPAICGRVCVRPCEVACRRNVIDETGVGIDYLKRFATDADFEFTGGYVPECKEDTGKKVAVIGAGPAGLTSAYYLREKGHNVEIFEAHPYGGGMLRYGIPEYRLPNDLLDKEINTIASMGVKINYNTAFGKDISYKDIKANYDAMIVTVGSQGSSRLRCENDDAPGVLSGIDYLMEMELTGEKYDFTGKTVVVVGGGNTAMDCCRSAVRCGADKVYVVYRRTEKEMPANEIEIHESKLEGVEYLFLTNPVKVNLDTNGRLESVKLIRMELGEPDASGRRSPVPKEGSEFDLRADFVLAAIGQKTVIDFSSDINNYSDNGEFKLNKWGDISVDPKTLQAEIPSVFAAGDAVSGPATLIEAIAQGRAAADSCDKFLKGLKVDGLPKEFLSNKKNFDGPQVVELQTIFNKTIRNEMPVLEPEKRFNFDEVEQGYDQMMAHNEAARCLECGCNEYFTCDLKKYCDEYGAEQTKYQGDFLKKPVDSSHKFVEIDNNKCILCGKCVRICSEIVGANALGLINRGFDTYIAPILGESLNDTDCDSCGLCIDACPTGALSENFNHKPGPFKTEYVNVICNYCSIGCELRLHHRDGYYMNATGAEGEINKDGNICKFGKFGYPYLNSTQRITTPLLKNPNGKFEPISFEDAYKIITDSVKDDREDYFFAGGTNTNENLYLFQKLARLGAKTSNINSFHYADSDKAEGYRYNSFFNTSFEEIKEAGKIYILGSVTNEENPVFWYMINNAKINDNCEIIYISDKIDEKLAKRVDRSVKVSSIYNFLRNMNELTIDENLQNSMFLVHHEEYEDYKKSLTASEYEDCGIDNSELVELLKEYNDENNAILVVSEEHMSSEACREAFNLAILTGKMAKSASGIISLKALNNSQGLFDMGISGDYGVGYRKIEDPNYISAYQTKFGEIPPKADNLDLNKFNSTIGKNVYILNEDPISINKYTPQKNDRLIVWESFMTETAMNALLIMPMSLPVETGGSYTNTQRYLLPFVPSMPSYVEEKVSEQLVKIMERLEIKSSYRITADILMESLSLLSKDHVDEIRPRLLNTLNNSGKTTTKRGSGSIMEIALNGLK
- a CDS encoding beta-lactamase family protein, which produces MNKRFIIIYVCFILIGNIVAQNSQGFRIKIDSVETEIKSFLEKYEIPGAAVAIINNDSIWIGTYGFSDLKNKIPISNKTIFRLGSISKTYLAIAIMQLVNEGKISLNDPVKEIIPEIEIENKLEELHPVRVIHLLEHTSSIDDVHFNEGYNTSGIQDLALTEVFNKNPKSRYLRWKPGEYQSYSNDAYSLLGLIIERISGLKFEKYIQNNILDKIEATSTTYFRNDVNSSLFAQGYTSNGNALEFSPVLMRPSGGINSNIIDVSKFVQMLLHQGCYNSTCLVDSVSFNKMLYPTSSIPAQEGYKLGYGSGFSSHYVNGYKFFGHGGGLPDFNSIFLIKPECKLGVVILINSNSDYFGNLVKKIVLSIEFECQELITKTDFTTNKYNYREISGYYSQANYGISLDRFPNYLLTGLTVFERNDTLYCKEFGGEETLLVPISGNSYMRNEKSKESLYFFKNSDDKMMVTVMGKDIYIKDLAWKPIFERYFLMIELSIILSYLIFTIVWAIKRLFQKLRGIENLSITYLSRLLPLFAIISLLACVFSLSMWFSDYNNAGNISIKSISVFIFSLLFPVFSFLSLCRVAFKNEHGNKIEKVYLIIVSLTLMGLSLFLYKYEIIGLMLWSY